One part of the Oharaeibacter diazotrophicus genome encodes these proteins:
- the typA gene encoding translational GTPase TypA codes for MKLRNIAIIAHVDHGKTTLVDELLKQSGSYRENQRVAERVMDSNDLEKERGITILAKATSVVWKETRINIVDTPGHADFGGEVERILNMVDGAIVLVDAAEGPMPQTKFVVGKALKVGLKPIVVINKVDRSDARAQEVINEVFDLFANLDATDEQLDFPILYGSGRNGWFAESPEGPQDQGMAPLFDLVLRHVPEPTVEEGAPFKMIGTLLEANPFLGRMITGRITSGSIKPNQTVKVLAGDGTTIEQGRVSKILAFRGIERQPIELGEAGDIVAIAGLTKGSVADTFCALEVTEPLAAQPIDPPTVTMSFIVNDSPLAGTEGDKVTSRVIRDRLLKEAEGNVALKIEESSEKDSFFVSGRGELQLAVLIETMRREGFEVAVSRPRVVFKKDEATGETLEPIEEVVIDVDEEFSSVVVQKMSERRADMVEMRPSGGNRQRLVFYAPTRGLIGYQSELLTDTRGTAIMNRLFHAYAPYKGEIAGRRNGVLIANEAGEAVAYALWNLEDRGPMMIEPGWKVYQGMIVGEHTRENDLEVNVLKGKKLTNVRAAGKDEAVRLTPPIRMTLERALSWIQDDELVEVTPKSIRLRKAILDPNDRKKAERSKDAAA; via the coding sequence ATGAAGCTCCGCAACATCGCCATCATCGCGCACGTCGACCACGGCAAGACCACGCTGGTGGACGAACTGCTCAAGCAGTCCGGCTCCTATCGCGAGAACCAGCGCGTCGCCGAGCGCGTGATGGACTCCAACGACCTGGAGAAGGAGCGCGGCATCACCATCCTCGCCAAGGCCACCTCGGTGGTCTGGAAGGAGACGCGGATCAACATCGTCGACACCCCGGGCCACGCCGACTTCGGCGGCGAGGTCGAGCGCATCCTCAACATGGTGGACGGCGCCATCGTTCTGGTCGACGCCGCCGAGGGTCCGATGCCGCAGACCAAGTTCGTGGTCGGCAAGGCGCTCAAGGTCGGCCTGAAGCCGATCGTGGTCATCAACAAGGTCGATCGCTCCGACGCCCGCGCCCAGGAGGTGATCAACGAGGTCTTCGACCTGTTCGCCAACCTCGACGCCACCGACGAGCAGCTCGACTTCCCGATCCTCTACGGCTCCGGCCGCAACGGCTGGTTCGCCGAGAGCCCGGAGGGTCCGCAGGACCAGGGCATGGCGCCGCTGTTCGACCTCGTGCTCCGTCACGTCCCCGAGCCGACCGTCGAGGAGGGCGCGCCCTTCAAGATGATCGGCACGCTGCTCGAGGCCAATCCCTTCCTCGGCCGCATGATCACCGGCCGCATCACTTCCGGCTCGATCAAGCCGAACCAGACGGTGAAGGTGCTCGCCGGCGACGGCACCACCATCGAGCAGGGCCGCGTCTCCAAGATCCTCGCCTTCCGCGGCATCGAGCGCCAGCCGATCGAACTCGGCGAGGCCGGCGACATCGTCGCGATCGCGGGCCTGACCAAGGGCTCGGTCGCCGACACCTTCTGCGCTCTCGAGGTCACCGAGCCGCTCGCCGCCCAGCCGATCGACCCGCCGACCGTGACGATGTCCTTCATCGTCAACGACTCCCCGCTCGCCGGCACCGAGGGCGACAAGGTCACGAGCCGCGTCATCCGCGACCGTCTCCTCAAGGAGGCCGAGGGCAACGTCGCGCTCAAGATCGAGGAGAGCTCCGAGAAGGACTCGTTCTTCGTGTCGGGCCGCGGCGAACTGCAGCTCGCCGTGCTGATCGAGACCATGCGCCGCGAGGGCTTCGAGGTCGCCGTGTCGCGTCCGCGCGTCGTCTTCAAGAAGGACGAGGCCACCGGCGAGACCCTGGAGCCGATCGAGGAGGTCGTCATCGACGTCGACGAGGAGTTCTCCTCGGTCGTCGTGCAGAAGATGTCCGAGCGCCGCGCCGACATGGTCGAGATGCGCCCGTCCGGCGGCAATCGCCAGCGTCTGGTGTTCTACGCGCCGACCCGCGGCCTGATCGGCTACCAGTCGGAACTGCTCACCGACACCCGCGGCACCGCGATCATGAACCGGCTGTTCCACGCCTACGCCCCCTACAAGGGCGAGATCGCCGGCCGCCGCAACGGCGTGCTGATCGCCAACGAGGCCGGCGAGGCGGTCGCCTACGCGCTGTGGAACCTCGAGGACCGCGGCCCGATGATGATCGAGCCGGGCTGGAAGGTCTACCAGGGCATGATCGTCGGCGAGCACACCCGCGAGAACGACCTCGAGGTCAACGTCCTCAAGGGCAAGAAGCTCACCAACGTCCGCGCCGCCGGCAAGGACGAGGCCGTCCGCCTCACCCCGCCGATCCGCATGACGCTGGAGCGCGCCCTGTCCTGGATCCAGGACGACGAACTCGTCGAGGTCACCCCGAAGTCGATCCGCCTCCGGAAGGCGATCCTCGACCCGAACGACCGCAAGAAGGCCGAGCGCTCCAAGGACGCCGCGGCCTGA
- a CDS encoding formylglycine-generating enzyme family protein, which produces MRTRRLAVPVAVAGLAAMAVLQGFGSPPPRLPDGLVRLADVAVTYREPGEFLEGTRPVNGPLAEIRAERPIAIMARQVTRGEYDRCVAAAGCAALDAATPADFPAVGLNHGDALAYAAWLSATTGAHWRLPTDREWALAAGSRYRDDAWTEVSDPADPAKRWLATYDAEAAGEVRVDPAPRPVGAFGVNEHGLVDLSGNVWEWTSTCYARHRLDTGAVTENCGVLVAEGRHRAYVGGFFRDPRAGACSVGTPPANLGLRLVREDAGWLDWAGF; this is translated from the coding sequence GTGCGCACCCGCCGCCTCGCCGTCCCGGTCGCCGTCGCCGGTCTCGCCGCGATGGCGGTGCTGCAGGGCTTCGGCTCGCCGCCGCCGCGGCTTCCCGACGGCCTCGTCCGTCTCGCGGACGTCGCCGTGACCTACCGCGAACCCGGCGAGTTCCTCGAAGGCACCCGCCCGGTCAACGGCCCGCTCGCCGAGATCCGCGCCGAACGGCCGATCGCGATCATGGCGCGCCAGGTGACGCGCGGCGAATACGACCGCTGCGTCGCCGCCGCCGGCTGCGCCGCGCTCGACGCCGCGACGCCGGCCGACTTCCCCGCGGTCGGGCTGAACCACGGCGACGCGCTCGCCTATGCCGCCTGGCTGTCCGCGACCACCGGCGCGCACTGGCGCCTGCCGACCGACCGCGAATGGGCGCTCGCCGCCGGGTCGCGCTACCGCGACGACGCCTGGACCGAGGTCAGCGACCCCGCCGATCCCGCCAAGCGCTGGCTCGCCACCTACGACGCCGAGGCGGCCGGCGAGGTGCGGGTCGATCCGGCGCCGCGCCCGGTCGGCGCCTTCGGCGTCAACGAACACGGCCTCGTCGACCTCTCCGGCAACGTCTGGGAGTGGACCTCGACCTGCTACGCCCGCCATCGGCTCGACACCGGCGCCGTCACCGAGAACTGCGGCGTCCTGGTCGCCGAGGGCCGCCACCGCGCCTACGTCGGCGGCTTCTTCCGCGACCCGCGCGCCGGCGCCTGCTCGGTCGGCACGCCGCCCGCCAACCTCGGCCTCCGCCTCGTGCGCGAGGACGCCGGCTGGCTGGACTGGGCGGGGTTCTGA
- a CDS encoding MarR family winged helix-turn-helix transcriptional regulator → MPASEETLGFLVVDVARLFRHRFETALAAAGLGVTPGEARTLHHLAAAGPMRQSLLAQRLGVEPMTLVGFLDRLERAGLIARDPDPDDRRAKRIVLTDAAEAVLPTIRTVAAGVRAAATTGLDGDEVAALRRALARMRANLVSPEGAR, encoded by the coding sequence ATGCCCGCCTCCGAAGAGACCCTCGGCTTCCTCGTCGTCGACGTCGCGCGCCTGTTCCGCCACCGCTTCGAGACCGCGCTCGCCGCCGCCGGGCTCGGCGTCACGCCGGGCGAGGCGCGCACGCTGCACCACCTCGCCGCCGCCGGACCGATGCGTCAGTCGCTGCTCGCCCAGCGCCTCGGCGTCGAGCCGATGACGCTGGTCGGCTTCCTCGACCGGCTGGAGCGCGCCGGCCTGATCGCCCGCGATCCCGACCCGGACGACCGCCGCGCCAAGCGCATCGTCCTCACCGACGCCGCCGAGGCGGTGCTGCCGACCATCCGCACCGTCGCCGCCGGTGTGCGCGCCGCCGCCACCACCGGCCTCGACGGCGACGAGGTCGCGGCGCTGCGCCGGGCGCTCGCACGCATGCGCGCCAACCTCGTTTCCCCGGAGGGTGCGCGATGA
- the nirK gene encoding copper-containing nitrite reductase yields MSTRRSFLIGAAIAALAAAAPAHADEGPAPAVGLSGRPDPTVGLEHVKATLVAPPAVMAHEQVAVGAPKVVEFTMTIHEKEIVVDDEGTTFQAMTFDGSMPGPTMVVHEGDYVQLTLVNPETNSMPHNIDFHAATGALGGAQLTLVNPGEQATLRFKATRAGAFVYHCAPPGMVPWHVVSGMSGTIMVLPRQGLTDENGRPVHYDRAYTIGEFDLYIPKDENGNFKRYESPGDAYADTVEVMKGLVPSKVVFNGKVGALTGAGAMTAKVGETVLFIHSTANRDTRPHLIGGHGDHVWERGKFANAPAKDLETWFVAGGSVGVATYTFLQPGIYAYVNHNLIEAAELGATAHVKVEGDWNDDLMTQVSAPGPIVGQ; encoded by the coding sequence ATGTCGACCCGTCGCAGCTTCCTGATCGGCGCCGCCATTGCCGCCCTGGCGGCGGCGGCCCCCGCCCACGCCGACGAGGGCCCGGCCCCCGCGGTCGGCCTCTCCGGCCGGCCCGACCCGACGGTCGGCCTCGAGCACGTCAAGGCCACGCTGGTGGCGCCGCCCGCGGTGATGGCGCACGAGCAGGTCGCCGTCGGCGCGCCCAAGGTGGTCGAGTTCACCATGACCATCCACGAGAAGGAGATCGTGGTCGACGACGAGGGCACCACCTTCCAGGCGATGACCTTCGACGGCTCGATGCCCGGCCCGACCATGGTGGTCCACGAGGGCGACTACGTGCAGCTGACGCTGGTCAATCCCGAGACCAACAGCATGCCGCACAACATCGACTTCCACGCCGCCACCGGCGCGCTCGGCGGCGCCCAGCTCACCCTGGTCAATCCCGGCGAGCAGGCGACCCTGCGCTTCAAGGCGACCCGGGCCGGTGCCTTCGTCTACCACTGCGCCCCTCCGGGCATGGTGCCCTGGCACGTGGTCAGCGGCATGAGCGGCACCATCATGGTGCTGCCGCGCCAGGGGCTGACGGACGAGAACGGCCGGCCGGTCCACTACGACCGCGCCTACACCATCGGCGAGTTCGACCTCTACATCCCCAAGGACGAGAACGGGAATTTCAAGCGCTACGAGAGCCCCGGCGACGCCTATGCCGACACCGTCGAGGTGATGAAGGGCCTGGTGCCGAGCAAGGTGGTGTTCAATGGCAAGGTCGGGGCCCTCACCGGCGCCGGCGCCATGACCGCCAAGGTCGGCGAGACCGTGCTGTTCATCCACTCCACCGCCAACCGCGACACCCGCCCGCACCTGATCGGCGGCCACGGCGACCACGTCTGGGAGCGCGGCAAGTTCGCCAACGCGCCGGCGAAGGACCTCGAGACCTGGTTCGTGGCCGGCGGCAGCGTCGGGGTGGCGACCTACACCTTCCTGCAGCCCGGCATCTACGCCTACGTCAACCACAACCTGATCGAGGCTGCCGAGCTCGGCGCCACCGCCCACGTCAAGGTCGAGGGCGATTGGAACGACGACCTGATGACCCAGGTCTCCGCCCCCGGCCCGATCGTCGGTCAGTGA
- a CDS encoding LysE family translocator, with amino-acid sequence MSPTLLAAAFAAAFLYVAIPGPAFLALLGIGAGQGRRAGAFFMGGHLAGDVVWSALALVAIVGARTIGSTVFDVLGLLCGLYLAWIGWSAFRARPRGDGESVMTVRHPLRRGLIFGLTNPKGYPVALATFTALLASEADKLDFASLPVLLAASFLGFLVADVLLIAIIGARAVRRFYRAHELAIVRASGVLFMGFAAQAVWHAAPGLLGWRRP; translated from the coding sequence ATGTCGCCCACGCTGCTCGCCGCCGCCTTCGCCGCCGCCTTCCTCTACGTCGCCATCCCCGGTCCCGCCTTCCTCGCCCTGCTCGGCATCGGGGCCGGCCAGGGACGGCGCGCCGGGGCTTTCTTCATGGGCGGCCACCTCGCCGGCGACGTCGTGTGGTCGGCCCTGGCGCTGGTGGCGATCGTCGGCGCGCGCACCATCGGCTCGACCGTCTTCGACGTGCTCGGCCTCCTCTGCGGCCTCTACCTCGCCTGGATCGGCTGGAGCGCCTTCCGCGCCCGCCCGCGCGGCGACGGCGAATCCGTGATGACCGTGCGCCATCCGCTGCGTCGCGGCCTGATCTTCGGGCTCACCAACCCCAAGGGCTATCCGGTCGCGCTCGCCACCTTCACGGCCCTCCTCGCCAGCGAGGCCGACAAGCTCGACTTCGCCAGCCTGCCGGTGCTGCTCGCCGCCTCCTTCCTCGGCTTCCTCGTCGCCGACGTGCTCCTGATCGCGATCATCGGCGCCCGCGCGGTCCGCCGCTTCTACCGCGCCCACGAACTGGCGATCGTCCGCGCGTCGGGCGTGCTGTTCATGGGCTTCGCCGCCCAGGCGGTCTGGCACGCCGCGCCGGGGCTCCTCGGCTGGCGCCGGCCGTGA
- a CDS encoding multidrug effflux MFS transporter: MTRPVAPGDIAAPVLSERLTAAFGAMLVALGPVSMALYTPAMPTLVAAFGTTMGAVKATLTLYFAGFALAQLVCGPLSDAYGRRPVLIGFLALYVAASVGATLAPTVEVLMAMRLVQGVGAATGVAISRAIVRDGFTGPRSARIMNTIGIWLALGPALSPSIGGLLLAVADWHAVFVAMIVYGAVLLALIAWKLPETNAAPDPARIRPAGLVRAYGTLLRDRRFMVPSTVIGLTVGGLYALGTMLPFVLIDRVGLSPTAFGAGMLFQSGSFILGGIATKLLMRRVDAGRLVTPGVLLCALGGVLLSASLFLAAPSFLGVMGPVAVFAFALAMIMPSLTTMALAPFPTIAGAAAALMGFLQMGGGFAGSGVAALTGDAVVALATVVPTMTVAALVVHLAAGRSRVD, translated from the coding sequence ATGACCCGTCCGGTCGCGCCCGGCGACATCGCCGCGCCGGTGCTGTCCGAGCGGCTGACCGCCGCCTTCGGCGCCATGCTGGTCGCGCTCGGGCCGGTCTCGATGGCGCTCTACACGCCGGCGATGCCGACGCTTGTCGCCGCCTTCGGCACCACCATGGGCGCGGTCAAGGCGACGCTGACGCTCTACTTCGCCGGCTTCGCCCTCGCCCAGCTCGTCTGCGGCCCGCTGTCGGACGCCTACGGGCGCCGGCCGGTGCTGATCGGCTTCCTCGCGCTCTACGTGGCGGCGAGCGTCGGCGCCACCCTGGCGCCGACGGTCGAGGTGCTGATGGCGATGCGGCTCGTCCAGGGCGTCGGCGCCGCCACCGGCGTCGCGATCTCGCGGGCGATCGTGCGCGACGGCTTCACCGGGCCTCGGTCGGCGCGGATCATGAACACGATCGGGATCTGGCTGGCGCTCGGCCCGGCGCTGTCGCCCTCGATCGGCGGGCTGCTGCTGGCGGTCGCCGACTGGCACGCCGTCTTCGTCGCCATGATCGTCTACGGCGCCGTACTGCTGGCGCTGATCGCCTGGAAGCTGCCCGAGACCAACGCCGCGCCCGATCCGGCCCGGATCCGCCCGGCCGGCCTCGTCCGCGCCTACGGCACCCTGTTGCGCGATCGCCGCTTCATGGTGCCGAGCACGGTGATCGGCCTCACCGTCGGCGGGCTCTACGCGCTCGGGACCATGCTGCCCTTCGTGTTGATCGACCGGGTCGGGCTGTCGCCGACCGCCTTCGGTGCCGGCATGCTGTTCCAGTCGGGCTCCTTCATCCTCGGCGGCATCGCGACCAAGCTCCTGATGCGCCGCGTCGACGCCGGTCGGCTGGTGACGCCGGGCGTCCTTCTCTGCGCGCTCGGCGGCGTGCTGCTCTCGGCCAGCCTGTTCCTCGCCGCGCCGAGCTTCCTCGGCGTGATGGGACCGGTCGCCGTGTTCGCCTTCGCGCTCGCGATGATCATGCCGTCGCTGACGACCATGGCGCTCGCCCCGTTCCCGACCATCGCAGGCGCCGCCGCGGCACTGATGGGCTTCCTGCAGATGGGCGGCGGCTTCGCCGGCTCGGGCGTCGCCGCCCTCACCGGCGACGCGGTGGTGGCGCTCGCCACCGTGGTGCCGACGATGACGGTGGCGGCGCTGGTGGTCCACCTCGCCGCCGGGCGCAGCCGCGTCGACTGA
- a CDS encoding DUF1501 domain-containing protein, with protein MTVPHPSRRAFLGGSVAVAAWAMQPRLGFAGTRRDPRLVVILLRGALDGLGAVAPAFDPDYERQRGDLVLAASGKPAPKLPGGFELNPNLSAFAGMFSAGEASIVHAVCTPYRARSHFDGQDVLESGLPDVATTVDGWLARAVAALPKGDAVGGRTAFSYGATTPLILRGDVPVATIVPKGLDDTDADTARRLLALYKASDPGLASILAEAAPLDKEAAAIMAAGNDMGGPSGGGDLGAGLRMLARSLTAPDGARVAVIDAGGWDTHSNEAPVTGGLGKRLAMLDAALAGFRKAMAGDWRETVVVIATEFGRTARVNGSDGTDHGTGTVAFLVGGAVRGGKVVTDWPGLSDKALLDGRDLAPTTDLRSVLKGVLADHLGLSDRVLAETVFPESAAVKPMRDLLA; from the coding sequence ATGACCGTTCCGCATCCCTCCCGCCGCGCCTTCCTCGGCGGCAGCGTCGCCGTCGCCGCCTGGGCGATGCAGCCGCGGCTCGGCTTCGCCGGCACCCGGCGCGATCCCCGTCTGGTGGTGATCCTGCTGCGCGGCGCGCTCGACGGCCTCGGCGCCGTCGCGCCCGCCTTCGATCCCGACTACGAGCGCCAGCGCGGCGACCTCGTGCTCGCCGCCTCGGGCAAGCCGGCGCCGAAGCTGCCGGGCGGCTTCGAGCTCAACCCCAACCTTTCCGCCTTCGCCGGGATGTTCTCGGCCGGCGAGGCCTCGATCGTCCACGCGGTCTGCACGCCCTACCGCGCCCGCTCGCATTTCGACGGCCAGGACGTGCTGGAGAGCGGGCTGCCGGACGTCGCCACCACGGTCGACGGTTGGCTCGCCCGCGCCGTCGCGGCGTTGCCGAAGGGCGACGCCGTCGGCGGCCGCACCGCCTTCTCCTACGGCGCCACGACGCCGCTGATCCTGCGCGGCGACGTTCCGGTCGCCACCATCGTGCCGAAGGGCCTCGACGACACCGACGCCGACACCGCCCGCCGGCTGCTGGCGCTCTACAAGGCGTCCGATCCGGGCCTCGCCTCGATCCTCGCCGAGGCGGCCCCGCTCGACAAGGAGGCCGCCGCGATCATGGCCGCCGGCAACGATATGGGCGGGCCGAGCGGCGGCGGCGACCTCGGTGCCGGCCTGCGCATGCTCGCGCGCAGCCTGACCGCGCCGGACGGCGCCCGCGTCGCCGTCATCGACGCCGGCGGCTGGGACACCCATTCCAACGAGGCGCCGGTCACCGGCGGCCTCGGCAAGCGGCTCGCCATGCTCGACGCCGCGCTCGCCGGCTTCCGCAAGGCGATGGCCGGCGACTGGCGCGAGACCGTGGTGGTGATCGCCACCGAGTTCGGCCGCACCGCCCGCGTCAACGGCAGCGACGGCACCGACCACGGCACCGGCACGGTCGCCTTCCTGGTCGGCGGCGCCGTGCGCGGCGGCAAGGTGGTGACCGACTGGCCCGGCCTCTCGGACAAGGCGCTGCTCGACGGCCGCGACCTCGCCCCCACCACCGACCTCCGCTCGGTGCTGAAGGGCGTTCTCGCCGACCACCTCGGCCTCTCCGACCGCGTGCTCGCCGAGACGGTGTTCCCCGAGAGCGCCGCGGTGAAGCCGATGCGCGACCTGCTCGCCTGA
- a CDS encoding M3 family metallopeptidase: MPSTTPLTDWTGPLGLPDFAAIADDAFAPAFDAALAAHETEIAAIGADPAAPTFANTVEALELAGRDLQRVSSVFWLRAGAETNDAIRALEREIAPRLSRHWSKVGTDPALFSRVDALWQGRDGLGLTVEQARVLERHWKGFVHSGARLAKPEQERLSAIRERLAGLGARFGQNVLADEVAWVLLVDAGDLDGLPADLVDAMAAEARNRGADGRYAVTLSRSIVEPFLTFSERRDLRETVFRAFVGRGETGGDTDNRAVVAEILALRAEAAGLLGYADHAAYALDDTMAKTAGAVGDLLGAVWDKARGRALAEETALAALVAEEGRNHPVMPWDWRHYAEKLRRRTFDFSEAEVKAHLPLERMIEAAFEVARRLFGLVAVPRPDVVAWHPDVRAYEMRAADGSLKAVFLGDYFARPSKHSGAWMSSLQDQHRLAGGQVPIVYNVCNFAKPGEGRPALLSIDDARTLFHEFGHALHGMLSDVTYPSVSGTSVPRDFVELPSQLYEHWLTVPAVLETFARHHDSGAAMPRVLIDKLAAARTFNAGFATVEFTASALVDMAFHTGAPAADPLAVEAEVLERIGMPAAIAMRHRTPHFGHVFSGGYAAGYYSYMWSEVLDADAFAAFTEAGDPFDPATAEKLARHVYAAGGAVDPAETYVAFRGRMPNPEAMMRKKGLIAA; encoded by the coding sequence ATGCCCTCGACCACGCCCCTCACCGACTGGACCGGCCCGCTCGGCCTGCCCGACTTCGCCGCGATCGCCGACGACGCCTTCGCCCCCGCCTTCGACGCCGCGCTCGCCGCCCACGAGACCGAGATCGCGGCCATCGGCGCCGACCCCGCCGCGCCGACCTTCGCCAATACGGTCGAGGCGTTGGAACTCGCCGGCCGCGACCTGCAGCGGGTGTCCTCGGTGTTCTGGCTGCGTGCCGGCGCCGAGACCAACGACGCCATCCGCGCGCTCGAGCGCGAGATCGCGCCGCGGCTGTCGCGGCACTGGTCCAAGGTCGGCACCGATCCGGCGCTGTTTTCCCGCGTCGACGCGCTGTGGCAGGGCCGCGACGGCCTCGGCCTCACGGTCGAACAGGCGCGGGTGCTGGAGCGGCACTGGAAGGGCTTCGTGCATTCCGGCGCGCGGCTTGCGAAGCCCGAGCAGGAGCGGCTGTCGGCGATCCGCGAGCGCCTCGCCGGCCTCGGCGCCCGCTTCGGCCAGAACGTGCTCGCCGACGAGGTCGCCTGGGTGCTGCTCGTCGATGCCGGCGACCTCGACGGCCTGCCCGCCGACCTCGTCGACGCCATGGCCGCGGAGGCCCGCAACCGCGGCGCCGACGGGCGCTACGCGGTGACGCTGTCGCGCTCGATCGTCGAGCCGTTCCTGACCTTCTCCGAGCGCCGCGACCTGCGCGAGACCGTCTTCCGCGCCTTCGTCGGCCGCGGCGAGACCGGCGGCGACACCGACAACCGCGCCGTCGTCGCCGAGATCCTGGCGCTGCGCGCGGAGGCCGCCGGCCTGCTCGGCTACGCCGACCACGCCGCCTACGCCCTCGACGACACCATGGCGAAGACCGCCGGCGCCGTCGGCGACCTGCTCGGCGCCGTCTGGGACAAGGCGCGCGGGCGCGCGCTCGCCGAGGAGACCGCGCTCGCAGCCCTCGTCGCCGAGGAGGGACGGAACCACCCGGTGATGCCCTGGGACTGGCGCCACTACGCCGAGAAGCTGCGCCGGCGCACCTTCGACTTCTCCGAGGCCGAAGTGAAGGCGCACCTGCCGCTGGAGCGGATGATCGAGGCGGCCTTCGAGGTCGCGCGCCGGCTGTTCGGGCTCGTCGCGGTACCGCGTCCGGACGTGGTCGCCTGGCACCCGGACGTCCGTGCCTACGAGATGCGCGCCGCCGACGGCAGCCTGAAGGCGGTGTTCCTCGGCGACTATTTCGCCCGTCCCAGCAAGCACTCCGGGGCGTGGATGAGTTCGCTGCAGGACCAGCACCGGCTCGCCGGCGGGCAGGTGCCGATCGTCTACAACGTCTGCAACTTCGCCAAGCCCGGCGAGGGCCGGCCGGCGCTGTTGTCGATCGACGACGCCCGCACCCTGTTCCACGAGTTCGGGCACGCCCTGCACGGCATGCTGTCGGACGTCACCTATCCCTCGGTGTCCGGCACCTCGGTGCCGCGCGACTTCGTCGAACTGCCCTCGCAACTCTACGAGCACTGGCTGACGGTGCCGGCGGTGCTCGAGACCTTCGCCCGCCACCACGACAGCGGCGCGGCGATGCCGCGGGTGCTGATCGACAAGCTCGCCGCCGCGCGCACCTTCAACGCCGGCTTCGCGACCGTCGAGTTCACCGCCTCGGCGCTCGTCGACATGGCCTTCCACACCGGCGCGCCCGCCGCCGACCCGCTCGCGGTGGAGGCCGAGGTGCTGGAGCGGATCGGCATGCCCGCGGCGATCGCCATGCGCCACCGCACCCCGCATTTCGGCCACGTGTTCTCGGGCGGCTACGCCGCCGGCTATTATTCCTACATGTGGTCCGAGGTGCTCGACGCCGACGCCTTCGCCGCCTTCACCGAGGCCGGCGACCCGTTCGATCCGGCCACCGCGGAGAAGCTCGCCCGCCACGTCTACGCCGCCGGCGGCGCGGTCGACCCGGCCGAGACCTACGTCGCGTTCCGCGGCCGGATGCCGAACCCGGAGGCGATGATGCGCAAGAAGGGCCTGATCGCCGCCTGA
- a CDS encoding DUF1800 domain-containing protein, with the protein MSGKDVAPVTALRRFGLGPRPGEWQRIADDPRGFVLAAVGASTALDDAGLPTSAEAITASRRFHAELARGTSVADANAAFLPAGMPPSPDPKLPLHSHILRTELVARFDHAVATDAPFAERWVAFWSNHLCVVSSKAAGLIASAGAYEREVIRPNAFGRFHDMLAAAMRHPAILASLDNPKSVGPNSKAGLKSGRGINENLGREALELYTLGPQGGYDQADVTAFARVLTGWSIRRPDEKDAGAFVFRPAQHEPGPQTIMGKVYAEDGVDQGLAVIADIAAHPSTARHLARKLTRHFVGDAAPAAIAAAVEARWRDTGGDLAEVARALVGERAAWTAGAIKVLSPYDVLVTWARAVGDVFKRPELVRFTQTFGGRVWNPPGPNGLPDGDLAWAAPDSLANRLDLAALVAKRAEVPDVGALHAALFGPAALPATSDAVTRADSRVQALALLLMAPEFQRR; encoded by the coding sequence ATGTCGGGCAAGGACGTCGCCCCCGTCACCGCGCTGAGGCGCTTCGGCCTCGGCCCCAGGCCCGGGGAGTGGCAGAGGATCGCGGACGACCCGCGCGGCTTCGTGCTCGCCGCCGTCGGCGCCTCCACCGCGCTCGACGACGCGGGATTGCCGACGTCGGCCGAGGCGATCACCGCCAGCCGACGCTTCCATGCCGAACTGGCGCGCGGGACGTCGGTCGCGGATGCCAACGCCGCGTTCCTGCCCGCCGGCATGCCGCCGTCGCCGGACCCGAAGCTGCCGCTGCATTCCCACATCCTGCGCACCGAACTGGTGGCGCGCTTCGACCACGCCGTCGCCACCGACGCGCCCTTCGCCGAACGTTGGGTGGCGTTCTGGTCGAACCACCTCTGCGTCGTCTCCTCCAAGGCCGCCGGCCTGATCGCGTCGGCCGGCGCCTACGAGCGCGAGGTGATCCGCCCGAACGCCTTCGGCCGCTTCCACGACATGCTGGCGGCGGCGATGCGCCACCCGGCGATCCTCGCCAGCCTGGACAATCCGAAGTCGGTCGGTCCCAACTCCAAGGCCGGACTGAAGTCCGGCCGCGGCATCAACGAGAATCTCGGCCGCGAGGCGCTCGAGCTCTACACGCTCGGGCCGCAGGGCGGCTACGACCAGGCCGACGTCACCGCCTTCGCGCGCGTGCTCACCGGCTGGTCGATCCGCCGCCCCGACGAGAAGGACGCCGGCGCCTTCGTGTTCCGGCCGGCCCAGCACGAACCCGGCCCGCAGACGATCATGGGCAAGGTCTACGCCGAGGACGGCGTCGACCAGGGCCTCGCGGTGATCGCCGACATCGCCGCCCATCCCTCGACCGCCCGCCACCTCGCCCGCAAGCTCACCCGCCACTTCGTCGGCGACGCCGCGCCGGCCGCGATCGCCGCGGCGGTCGAGGCGCGCTGGCGCGACACCGGCGGCGACCTCGCCGAGGTCGCGCGCGCCCTGGTCGGCGAGCGCGCGGCCTGGACGGCCGGTGCGATCAAGGTGCTCTCGCCCTACGACGTGCTGGTGACCTGGGCGCGCGCGGTCGGCGACGTCTTCAAGCGGCCGGAGCTGGTGCGCTTCACGCAGACCTTCGGCGGCAGGGTGTGGAATCCGCCCGGACCGAACGGCCTGCCCGACGGCGACCTCGCCTGGGCCGCGCCCGACAGCCTCGCCAACCGGCTCGACCTCGCCGCCTTGGTAGCCAAGCGCGCCGAGGTGCCGGACGTCGGCGCCCTCCACGCCGCCCTGTTCGGCCCCGCCGCCCTGCCCGCCACCAGCGACGCCGTCACCCGCGCCGACAGCCGCGTCCAGGCGCTGGCGCTCCTGCTGATGGCCCCCGAATTCCAGCGGAGGTGA